A single genomic interval of Corvus hawaiiensis isolate bCorHaw1 chromosome 5, bCorHaw1.pri.cur, whole genome shotgun sequence harbors:
- the LOC125326641 gene encoding cuticle collagen dpy-13-like, whose product MQPEGTTYELDGQQRIPKFEKKKPRRLELDKLLDRPNLMTIQKRYIGSRTFCATFSKPYNIIIQEQSTERILSCRTGQRSHEPHTHTPRLGAAGSGQGASAAANAAASPWRADNAPCPVRGARPAQPAAAARFPRRPGPASEPTARSWPPCPTAPARPRRHHGKGTWKGQRTARGAGEGSSPRARGEVTRPGSSSPAGRHLRGPGSPDERFAFGQRRSGAASLRPTRRNRAGGGAQSAPASATAAILAATPPGARGAVLGGGIQTDTHRYLVTSARPGPSALRAPRPTQAAGRLRIPRATAGALGERAGCEETPTPSVHCARDGWRPRGRRQCLLGVVVFPTGPRPAPPRPMRDWGASAAVLRTVGNRGAYFSYKIKYENSDELCKCFCLVGRRVKSRRNPKRGQGSDLALVWSSIDYSVPVGLWRVLLLDLWHGVYASRFFVLSFGRKNITRGFGV is encoded by the exons ATGCAACCAGAAGGTACCACCTATGAACTAGATGGCCAACAAAGAATaccaaaatttgaaaaaaaaaaacccagacgtTTAGAACTGGATAAACTTCTTGATAGGCCTAACCTTATGACTATACAAAAACGATATATTGGTTCAAGGACCTTCTGTGCAACTTTCAG CAAACCATACAACATCATCATACAGGAGCAGTCAACAGAGCGAATCCTCTCCTGCCGCACCGGACAGCGCTCACACGAGCCGCACACTCACACACCCAGGCTAGGGGCG GCGGGCTCTGGTCAAGGCGCCTCCGCTGCCGCGAACGCGGCGGCGTCTCCTTGGAGAGCGGATAACGCGCCCTGCCCTGTGCGAGGGGCGCGGCCCGCAcagcccgccgccgccgcacgGTTTCCCCGCCGTCCCGGACCTGCCTCCGAGCCCACTGCCCGCTCCTGGCCGCCCTGCCCCACTGCACCAGCGCGGCCTCGCCGCCACCACGGGAAAGGGACGTGGAAGGGGCAGCGCACCGCGCGAGGGGCAGGAGAAGGCAGCTCACCCCGCGCCAGAGGGGAGGTCACCCGGCCTGgctcctcctcccccgccgGCCGCCACTTGCGGGGCCCGGGCTCCCCGGACGAGCGTTTCGCCTTCGGACAGCGGAGGAGCGGCGCGGCCTCGCTTCGCCCGACGCGGCGGAACAGGGCCGGCGGAGGCGCTCAGAGCGCTCCTGCCTCAGCCACCGCCGCCATCTTGGCCGCCACTCCGCCGGGGGCACGGGGGGCGGTCCTTGGCGGAGGGATACAGACAGACACTCACCGTTACCTGGTAACCTCCGCCCGCCCAGGCCCCTCCGCACTGCGCGCGCCCCGCCCGACCCAGGCCGCTGGGCGCCTGAGGATCCCCCGCGCAACCGCCGGGGCGCTCGGGGAAAGAGCCGGGTGCGAAGAAACTCCAACTCCCAGCGTGCATTGCGCGAGGGACGGGTGGCGCCCCAGGGGCCGGCGGCAGTGCCTCCTGGGAGTAGTAGTTTTCCCAACAGGGCCCCGCCCTGCACCGCCGCGCCCCATGAGGGACTGGGGCGCATCCGCTGCTGTTCTGCGGACGGTGGGGAATCGCGGAGcatatttttcttataaaataaaatacgaAAACAGCGATGAACTCTGTAAATGCTTTTGCCTGGTTGGAAGACGAGTAAAATCACGTCGAAACCCTAAGCGTGGACAAGGATCAGATCTTGCCCTCGTTTGGAGCAGTATCGACTACTCTGTTCCTGTCGGCCTTTGGCGTGTTTTGCTCCTTGATTTGTGGCATGGAGTTTATGCATCTAGGTTCTTTGTACTTTCCTTTGGGCGAAAAAATATAACTAGAGGGTTTGGCGTTTAA